A stretch of DNA from Thiomicrospira sp. XS5:
CATCGGTCAAGGAAATGTAGATATTGGATGCAAAGTACATCGGAATCGCCCCGGCAAAGCCGAGCACCGTCCAGAACATCACCACGATCAAAAAGCCGTCGCGGATTTTCAGGTCATGGCGCTCGTGCCGGTTCGGCAGCCACAGTAACAACCCAAGTGAAAAAAGTCCCAGGCCTGAGAAGGCGAAGTCCGACGAGCCGCCGTCGTGGTAAATCAGCGAAATGATGAACGGCGGAATCAGCGTTAAGCTGAACACCATCAATAGGATTCCGAGAACTTTTAAAATGATTTTGGTGTGCATAACCTATCCGAATCTCATCTTGATTAGAACCAGGTCTTTTTTTCTTTCGGCGTGAAGAGTTCGGTGACTTCGGCCGCCTGACTCGGATCGTTCAGGAAAAGAATCACGTGGTCTTCCGCTTCGATGGTGAGGTCGCGATGGGAGAAATGCACGGCGTTTTCGCGCACGATACAACCGATGGTGATGCTGCTCGGCCATTGAATCTCGCCGATGGTCTTACCAATAAGCTCCGACGAGTTTTCACTGCCGTGGACAATGACTTCCATGGCTTCGGCCGCGCCCCGGCGTAGGGTAAAGGCCTTGACGGTGTCGCCCTGGCGCATGAAGTGTAGCAGGCGGCTGGTGGTGATTTGGTCGGCGGAAATGGCGACGTCGATGCTGTTGAGTTGAATCAGGTCGACATAGGATTGGTTGTTGACCAGCGCGATGACGCGGCGTACGCCGAGTTTTTTCGCCAGCATGCCGGAAATGATATTGGCTTCGTCGGAATTCGTCAGCGCCAGGAACAGGTCGATTTCATCGATGTTTTCTTCGATGAGCAGAGATTTATCGGCCACGTCGCCGCGAATGACGATCGCTTGTTCCAGTTGTTCCGAAATCTGCCGGGCCTGGGTGATATTATGGTCGATGATTTTGACTTGGTGCTGTTTTTCCAGCTCCTTGGCCAGGTTAAAGCCGATGTTGCCGCCACCGGCGATCATGATGTTGCGCGAGGGCCGCAATTTGTGGCGGCGCAGTTCCTGAACGATTTTCGGAATATTAAACGGTTCGGCCAGGAAGAACACTTCGTCGCCGACCTGAATGGTGACGTCGCCGGTGGGGATGACGATTTCATCACGGCGGTAGATGGCGACGATGCGGTGTTGCACGCCGTCGGGCATATATTGTTTGATTTCACGGATTTTCTTGCCGACGATCATGCCGCCGGAGTAGGCGCGAATCGCCACCAGCCGCACTTTTCCATCGGCAAAATCCACCACCTGCAGGGAACCGGGGTATTCGATCAGCTGCAAAATATAGTCTTTCACCAGCGTTTCCGGACTGATGAGCACGTCGATGGGGATGGCGTT
This window harbors:
- the trkA gene encoding Trk system potassium transporter TrkA, translated to MNIIILGAGQVGTSLAELLATENNDVTVVDLDRTHLQRLQDRLDIRTVDGHASNPDVLSQAGLEEADMLIAATQVDDTNIVACQLAHIMYKTPTKIARVRSPSYLNHPELFDRYQNTNAIPIDVLISPETLVKDYILQLIEYPGSLQVVDFADGKVRLVAIRAYSGGMIVGKKIREIKQYMPDGVQHRIVAIYRRDEIVIPTGDVTIQVGDEVFFLAEPFNIPKIVQELRRHKLRPSRNIMIAGGGNIGFNLAKELEKQHQVKIIDHNITQARQISEQLEQAIVIRGDVADKSLLIEENIDEIDLFLALTNSDEANIISGMLAKKLGVRRVIALVNNQSYVDLIQLNSIDVAISADQITTSRLLHFMRQGDTVKAFTLRRGAAEAMEVIVHGSENSSELIGKTIGEIQWPSSITIGCIVRENAVHFSHRDLTIEAEDHVILFLNDPSQAAEVTELFTPKEKKTWF